From Pseudoxanthomonas sp. YR558, the proteins below share one genomic window:
- the rplD gene encoding 50S ribosomal protein L4 produces the protein MELAITGSANKLSVSDDVFGREFSEDLVHQVVVAYRNAGRAGTKAQKTRAEVNGTTKKSKKQKGGGARHGALTAPIFVGGGVTFAAKPRSFAQKVNRKMYRAAISSILSELNRQNRLKVVEAFDVDATKTSALIEKLKGLDLGQRPLIVTEDASEHLYLSARNLPYVEVRDVQGLDPAALVGADSVLITADAVKKIEEWLA, from the coding sequence GAGTTCAGCGAGGATCTGGTCCACCAGGTCGTCGTTGCCTACCGCAACGCCGGTCGTGCCGGCACCAAGGCGCAGAAGACGCGCGCCGAAGTCAACGGCACCACCAAGAAGTCCAAGAAGCAGAAGGGTGGCGGTGCTCGTCACGGTGCCCTGACCGCGCCGATCTTCGTCGGCGGCGGCGTGACCTTCGCGGCGAAGCCGCGCAGCTTCGCGCAGAAGGTCAACCGCAAGATGTACCGTGCGGCCATCAGCTCCATCCTGTCCGAGCTGAACCGCCAGAACCGCCTGAAGGTCGTGGAAGCGTTCGACGTGGACGCCACCAAGACCAGCGCCCTGATCGAGAAGCTGAAGGGCCTGGACCTGGGTCAGCGTCCGCTGATCGTCACCGAGGATGCCTCCGAGCACCTGTACCTGTCCGCCCGCAACCTTCCCTACGTGGAAGTGCGCGACGTGCAGGGCCTGGATCCGGCAGCGCTGGTCGGTGCCGACTCCGTGCTGATCACGGCCGACGCCGTCAAGAAGATCGAGGAGTGGCTGGCATGA